In a genomic window of Kluyveromyces marxianus DMKU3-1042 DNA, complete genome, chromosome 7:
- a CDS encoding uncharacterized protein (Uncharacterized transcriptional regulatory protein) produces the protein MKKKAVGVKCRHKPTKSSCLEKGLQCVYNIKLETRLTEGTKQLSKSQLIAQIALLKSELNEGSREIGRNPVLGLQYTSSKQGRVLTYGPTSVRCLIRSSQLQWCYTAIWKTIKEKRNDWKKNHIHAIKVEEIYSIGNPLSISGGNSILEALCDCLPTMHVLKHSLDRFFNCTLFKEFEILDPLKVATDLEECFISDQEGRIMSINIYEKKNYYRLGIITRILTIVHFKERVPTAVELFHKYLAAFESAKSMHIERAQFFMLKYLFINARGFTAGDGGNSITIINLALSTAMQIGLYRTENLGLFRDRERYIKNLCVLLVQADFESSFSLGSHLQVSEYFLQDLDGRANPKISEDGNFSTLQYFLFLRQQLAGVSSTHNAPSLPLSISKLKFSLLATFGELKHYLSRTAYDPPIEFQKLYAILLSLQIIANFSLIQTQVSVDGTLELQQQALICHIASLILVFNYMEALYNDQMLIRGGENHIDACIDIGLGLFLYHNVLPRATHELVLIFSDALNTNEGFGVYSTNSNDVDIKHFNEIVDNFLKSDKDMDFGANVAYKYFERIHENFKNNRSKKLDNLLHQSYLFIVCDEFSNSLVQAFKEPITLMTNKPDEMSNQNMPFTVDDNDLFLDNALEIFDDEFTSFFFT, from the exons TAAACCAACTAAATCAT CATGCTTAGAAAAGGGACTTCAATGTGTTTATAATATTAAGTTAGAAACTAGGCTTACTGAAGGAACAAAACAGTTATCGAAATCGCAACTGATAGCACAGATCGCCCTTTTAAAATCAGAACTAAACGAAGGATCAAGGGAGATAGGTAGAAATCCAGTATTGGGCTTGCAATACACATCTAGTAAGCAAGGGAGAGTTTTGACTTATGGACCAACTTCAGTAAGATGTTTGATAAGATCATCTCAGCTGCAGTGGTGCTACACTGcaatttggaaaacaataaaggagaagagaaatgattggaagaaaaaccaTATCCATGCCATAAAAGTCGAAGAGATTTATTCGATTGGGAATCCTCTTTCTATTAGTGGAGGAAATTCAATCTTGGAGGCCTTATGTGATTGTCTTCCAACTATGCATGTACTAAAACATAGTTTGGATAGGTTCTTTAATTGCAcccttttcaaagaatttgaaatACTAGACCCGCTGAAGGTTGCCACCGATCTTGAAGAGTGCTTCATATCTGATCAAGAAGGTAGAATCATGtctattaatatatatgaaaagaaaaactatTATCGCTTAGGAATTATCACCAGAATCCTCACCATCGTTCattttaaagaaagagtcCCAACAGCAGTCGAGTTATTCCATAAATATTTAGCTGCTTTCGAGAGTGCCAAATCAATGCATATAGAGAGAGCTCAATTTTTCATGCTCAAATACCTATTCATTAATGCACGGGGCTTCACTGCCGGCGACGGAGGCAATAGCATCACCATTATCAACTTAGCTCTTTCGACTGCTATGCAAATCGGACTCTATCGAACAGAAAATTTAGGCCTGTTTAGAGATAGAGAGCGTTATATTAAAAACTTATGCGTTTTACTTGTCCAAGCAGACTTTGAAAgttctttctctttggGCTCACACCTTCAAGTTAGTGAGTATTTCTTGCAAGATTTGGATGGGCGAGCAAATCCTAAAATTAGTGAGGACGGtaatttttcaactctCCAGtactttttatttttgagaCAACAGCTTGCTGGGGTATCCTCGACTCACAATGCCCCATCTCTTCCTTTATCAATTTCgaagttgaagttttctcttttggcAACCTTTGGAGAATTAAAGCATTATCTGTCTCGAACTGCGTATGATCCACCTATCGAGTTTCAAAAGTTGTACGCAATACTTTTATCTTTGCAGATAATAGCAAATTTCTCATTGATTCAAACACAAGTTTCGGTCGATGGGACTTTGGAATTGCAGCAACAAGCGCTAATATGTCACATTGCATCGTTAATTTTAGTTTTTAACTACATGGAAGCTTTGTATAATGACCAAATGTTGATAAGAGGGGGAGAAAACCACATCGATGCTTGTATTGACATAGGATTAGGTCTTTTTTTGTACCATAATGTTTTACCAAGGGCAACACATGAGCTGGTTCTAATTTTTTCTGATGCTTTAAATACTAATGAAGGGTTTGGTGTTTATTCTACTAACTCGAATGATGTTGACATTAAACACTTCAATGAGATTGTTGATAACTTCCTAAAGAGTGATAAAGATATGGATTTCGGTGCTAATGTGGCTTATAAATATTTCGAAAGGATACACgagaatttcaaaaataatCGGAGCAAGAAGTTGGATAACCTTCTACATCAATCATATTTATTCATCGTATGCGATGAATTTTCCAACAGTCTAGTCCAGGCTTTCAAGGAACCAATAACTTTAATGACTAACAAGCCAGATGAAATGtcaaatcaaaatatgCCATTTACAGTTGATGATAACGACTTATTTCTCGACAATGCtcttgaaatatttgatgatgaattcacgtcatttttttttacttaa